The Echinicola rosea genome has a segment encoding these proteins:
- a CDS encoding sulfatase translates to MGNLVYKWKMWLCIVFLSWSVANAPAYGQESGKPNVLLILVDDLGYHDLGITGSEFYETPHIDKLGEQSFRFEQGYASSRVCSPSRAGLMTGVTPAVHGITDWIGAPEGEGWRKYGRHTQLLPPEYAHTLPSELVTLPEAMKANGYETFFAGKWHLGGQGSYPEDHGFDTNIGGYEAGSPKGGYFAPYDNPKLSQGPDGENLSIRLAEETATFIEQAHDRPFFAMLSFYAVHGPIQTTSEKWSKYRNKAESAGIADHGYSMERRLPIRQVQDNPVYGGLVEAMDEAVGIVMKALEKKGLDENTIVIFTSDHGGVSSGDNFSTSNLPLRGGKGYQWEGGLRVPFFIKVPKAIGGTIESPASNIDFLPTLVELTGGDPADLKGVEGVSLVPAMEGKKMKSRDFFWHYPHYGNQGGDPSAIIRSGDWKLIYYWENKQAELYNLVTDPYEQEDVARSHGKMVKKLTQKLFGYLERHQASYPYPDPAYDASKEAEVLMRARTVRWKRLEEDRKAMLSPGWQPNADWWGSKVTED, encoded by the coding sequence ATGGGCAATTTGGTTTATAAATGGAAAATGTGGTTGTGTATCGTATTTTTATCCTGGAGTGTGGCAAATGCTCCCGCGTATGGACAGGAAAGCGGTAAGCCTAATGTACTGTTGATACTAGTGGATGATCTGGGATACCATGATCTGGGAATTACCGGTAGCGAATTTTATGAGACACCGCATATTGATAAGCTTGGGGAGCAATCCTTCCGTTTTGAGCAAGGATATGCTTCTTCTCGTGTCTGTAGCCCCTCCCGGGCTGGACTGATGACAGGTGTCACACCGGCGGTCCATGGGATTACCGATTGGATAGGGGCTCCGGAAGGGGAAGGCTGGAGGAAATATGGCAGGCATACGCAGCTGCTGCCTCCTGAATATGCCCACACACTGCCATCGGAGCTGGTGACCCTTCCAGAGGCCATGAAGGCCAATGGGTACGAGACCTTTTTTGCCGGGAAATGGCATTTGGGTGGCCAAGGCTCATACCCGGAAGACCATGGGTTTGATACCAATATTGGTGGCTATGAAGCCGGAAGCCCTAAAGGTGGCTATTTTGCACCCTACGATAATCCCAAGCTCAGCCAAGGGCCTGATGGAGAAAACCTCAGCATTCGCCTAGCAGAAGAAACAGCTACGTTTATTGAACAAGCACATGATCGGCCGTTTTTTGCGATGCTCTCTTTCTATGCTGTCCATGGCCCGATACAGACTACCTCCGAAAAGTGGTCAAAGTACCGCAACAAAGCTGAATCGGCCGGAATCGCAGATCACGGCTATTCCATGGAGCGTAGGCTGCCGATCAGGCAGGTGCAGGATAATCCGGTCTATGGTGGCTTGGTGGAAGCGATGGACGAAGCGGTGGGCATCGTGATGAAAGCATTGGAGAAAAAAGGACTTGACGAAAATACCATCGTGATCTTTACGTCTGATCATGGAGGTGTCTCCTCTGGGGATAATTTTTCCACTTCCAATTTGCCCCTTAGGGGTGGAAAGGGCTACCAGTGGGAAGGAGGGCTTCGCGTGCCTTTCTTTATCAAAGTGCCCAAAGCAATAGGAGGAACGATCGAAAGCCCGGCCAGCAATATTGACTTTTTGCCGACATTGGTGGAGTTGACAGGCGGTGATCCTGCAGATCTAAAAGGGGTGGAAGGAGTGAGCTTGGTGCCTGCAATGGAAGGGAAGAAGATGAAATCGCGGGATTTCTTTTGGCACTATCCCCATTATGGAAACCAAGGAGGCGATCCCAGTGCGATTATCCGAAGTGGCGATTGGAAATTGATCTATTATTGGGAAAATAAGCAAGCTGAGCTGTATAATTTAGTCACCGATCCCTATGAGCAGGAGGATGTGGCCCGATCGCACGGTAAAATGGTGAAAAAACTTACCCAGAAGCTCTTCGGGTATCTGGAGCGCCATCAGGCCAGTTATCCCTATCCAGATCCGGCATATGATGCCAGTAAGGAAGCGGAAGTACTGATGCGTGCAAGGACAGTGAGATGGAAACGGCTGGAGGAAGATAGAAAAGCCATGCTTTCCCCGGGCTGGCAGCCCAATGCCGATTGGTGGGGAAGCAAAGTGACGGAGGATTGA